In Rosa chinensis cultivar Old Blush chromosome 1, RchiOBHm-V2, whole genome shotgun sequence, a genomic segment contains:
- the LOC112193352 gene encoding probable glutathione S-transferase, with protein METHSKKMAEVKLFRTWSSVFALRIVWALKLKDVQYDTIFEDLSNKSPLLLQYNPVHKKVPVLVHNGKSVAESLVILEYIEETWKQNPLLSEDPHERAVARFWAKFGDEKVLPSIWEACNSEGKEQEEGIVKAKENLKYLEEELKGKKFFGGEHIGFADIALGWLAEYKNVFEEVASMKVIAEDEFPLLSEWKRTFADAPIIKENWPPRDKLVTRYQAFRETNLLNKAPK; from the exons ATGGAAACTCATTCGAAGAAAATGGCAGAAGTCAAGCTCTTCAGAACATGGTCTAGCGTTTTTGCTTTGAGAATAGTCTGGGCACTGAAGCTCAAAGATGTCCAATATGATACCATCTTTGAAGATCTCTCAAACAAAAGCCCTCTGCTTCTTCAATACAACCCTGTTCATAAGAAGGTTCCAGTGCTTGTGCACAATGGAAAATCAGTTGCTGAATCACTTGTGATCCTTGAATACATTGAAGAAACATGGAAACAGAACCCTTTGCTATCCGAAGATCCTCACGAAAGAGCCGTTGCACGCTTTTGGGCAAAATTTGGTGATGAAAAG GTATTGCCATCTATTTGGGAAGCCTGTAACAGTGAAGGGAAAGAGCAAGAGGAAGGTATTGTGAAGGCCAAGGAGAACTTGAAGTACTTGGAAGAGGAGCTAAAGGGGAAGAAATTCTTTGGGGGAGAGCATATTGGATTTGCAGATATTGCACTTGGATGGCTTGCAGAGTATAAGAATGTGTTTGAAGAGGTAGCTAGCATGAAAGTGATAGCAGAAGATGAGTTTCCATTGTTATCAGAATGGAAAAGGACTTTTGCAGATGCTCCTATAATCAAAGAGAATTGGCCTCCCAGAGACAAACTTGTCACCAGATATCAGGCTTTTCGAGAGACCAACCTCTTGAACAAGGCACCTAAATGA